One Paenibacillus riograndensis SBR5 DNA segment encodes these proteins:
- a CDS encoding tetraprenyl-beta-curcumene synthase family protein — MNEFEQGRYLSPRGPIGLMSRVYKYVLPEVRECLHFWRQDAEGIPDPELRKQALASIETKEFHCQGGGIYAAGNLSMRHILIPLIVAYQTISDYLDNLCDRSTSLDPADFRLLHQSMLDAINPKAEPVNYYALRSEQNDGGYLHRLVRKCQEMTALLPGYAAAVEEVRGLAVLYTDLQVYKHIRPELREAALKEWWEVEGKVAPHLQWNEFAAATGSTLGVFMLFLASCDPKLSTSAAASIRAAYFPHLCGLHIMLDYLIDQDEDRAGGDLNFCNYYDTSDTMLNRIASIVEWARRDVRNLPETSMHRMVIEGLLALYLSDPKVSEQREVRSVSRRLMRRSPLTRLFFFVNSRWIRRHMY, encoded by the coding sequence TTGAATGAATTTGAGCAAGGCCGTTACCTTAGCCCTCGCGGCCCGATTGGGCTGATGAGCAGGGTCTACAAGTACGTGCTGCCGGAAGTGCGGGAATGTCTCCATTTCTGGCGCCAGGATGCGGAAGGGATTCCCGATCCCGAGCTGCGGAAGCAAGCGCTTGCCAGCATTGAGACCAAAGAGTTTCACTGCCAGGGCGGCGGAATATATGCCGCCGGCAATTTGTCGATGCGACATATACTGATTCCGCTTATTGTTGCTTATCAAACGATCAGTGATTATCTGGACAACCTATGTGACCGCAGCACTTCTCTTGATCCTGCCGATTTCAGACTGCTGCATCAATCCATGCTGGACGCTATCAATCCCAAGGCTGAGCCTGTTAATTATTATGCGCTCCGCAGTGAGCAGAACGATGGCGGATATTTGCACAGGCTTGTCCGCAAATGCCAGGAGATGACTGCGCTGTTGCCCGGCTATGCCGCGGCGGTTGAAGAGGTGCGCGGTCTGGCCGTACTCTATACGGATTTGCAGGTTTACAAGCACATCCGCCCCGAACTCAGGGAGGCTGCCCTGAAGGAATGGTGGGAAGTGGAGGGCAAGGTTGCCCCGCATCTGCAGTGGAATGAGTTTGCGGCAGCAACGGGCTCTACCCTCGGCGTTTTTATGCTTTTTCTGGCCTCTTGCGATCCGAAGCTGAGCACATCGGCAGCGGCTTCCATCCGGGCGGCATACTTTCCGCATTTATGCGGATTGCACATTATGCTGGACTACTTGATCGATCAGGATGAAGACCGGGCCGGCGGTGATCTCAATTTCTGCAATTATTATGACACTAGCGATACCATGCTGAATCGGATTGCCTCCATTGTGGAGTGGGCCCGCAGGGATGTCCGGAATCTGCCCGAGACCTCAATGCATCGCATGGTCATCGAGGGCTTGCTGGCACTATATTTATCCGATCCGAAAGTCAGCGAACAGCGGGAGGTTCGCTCTGTATCCAGACGTCTAATGAGAAGAAGTCCACTGACAAGATTGTTCTTCTTCGTGAACAGCCGTTGGATTCGCAGGCATATGTATTAG
- the pfkA gene encoding 6-phosphofructokinase, translating into MANVKKIAVLTSGGDSQGMNAAVRAVVRSAIYFGIEVFGIQRGYQGLLNRDIFPMDLRSVGDIIQRGGTILQSARCLEFLTPEGQQKGADILNEMGIDGLVVCGGDGSYKGANKLSKLGINTMALPGTIDNDISFTDYTIGFDTAVGVVVDAINKLRDTMSSHERSSIVEVMGRHCGDIALHAGLASGAETILVPEMPYDLNEVADRMRDNFARGKRHSIVIVAEGVGKGEDVAQALKDRHSSLDARVTVLGHIQRGGTPTPGDRNLASRLGDFAVRSLIEGHSDKACGIIKGELTLTDIDLVVNTKKDFDTELYELASRLSQ; encoded by the coding sequence ATGGCAAACGTAAAAAAAATCGCAGTATTAACCAGTGGAGGAGATTCCCAGGGCATGAATGCGGCAGTCCGCGCAGTGGTGCGCAGTGCAATCTACTTCGGCATTGAAGTGTTCGGAATCCAGCGCGGTTATCAGGGGCTGCTCAACCGCGACATTTTTCCAATGGATCTGCGCAGTGTAGGTGATATTATCCAGCGCGGAGGCACAATTCTGCAATCTGCCCGCTGTCTGGAATTTCTGACCCCTGAAGGCCAGCAAAAGGGTGCGGATATTCTGAACGAGATGGGTATCGACGGTCTGGTAGTTTGCGGCGGTGACGGTTCCTACAAAGGAGCCAACAAGCTCAGCAAGCTGGGCATTAACACCATGGCTTTGCCGGGTACCATCGATAATGACATTTCGTTCACAGACTATACCATTGGCTTTGATACTGCGGTAGGTGTTGTAGTTGATGCCATCAACAAGCTTCGTGATACGATGTCCTCGCATGAGCGTTCATCCATCGTTGAAGTTATGGGCCGCCACTGCGGAGATATCGCGCTGCATGCGGGTCTTGCTTCCGGCGCCGAAACGATTCTGGTACCCGAAATGCCTTACGATCTGAATGAAGTAGCCGACCGTATGCGCGACAACTTTGCCAGAGGCAAACGCCACAGTATCGTGATTGTCGCTGAGGGTGTAGGCAAGGGCGAGGATGTGGCTCAAGCATTAAAAGATCGTCATTCCTCCCTGGATGCACGCGTTACAGTGCTGGGACATATTCAGCGCGGTGGTACGCCGACGCCTGGGGACCGCAACCTGGCCAGCCGTCTGGGCGACTTTGCTGTCCGTTCCCTGATCGAAGGCCATTCGGATAAAGCCTGCGGCATTATCAAAGGCGAACTGACACTTACCGATATCGATCTTGTAGTAAATACCAAAAAAGACTTCGATACTGAGCTGTACGAGCTGGCATCCCGTCTTTCCCAATAA
- a CDS encoding esterase-like activity of phytase family protein translates to MKRKSYAVMASAVLALAVGSGNAIADPQQAAGKSKVKYSNNGQALEAPAAEMRSADGSLFVPVRDMANLLDKYVDWDQFRTSVSFTDKPKLTGKYNLKAADLAPGIKMGVGSSLTHLPGDPANIFYSTADRGPNGELKVNDATRRTFPLSDYTPTIYKIEASAGEIKILDKIPLKVNGIDPVSGTANITGVGNIKGRDEAPYDAKGEKELSYDPYGLDIEGLAYNPKDDTFWISDEYGPSIVHVKRDGTLIERIVPKGWGNNKISTPLVPAREVLPEVYNKLRQNRGAEAVGITPDGSTMFMAMQSPLRNPDKSTDNSRQLRIIKIDLATLAPTAEYVYITEDAAQFKDLKQSDIVISDLYAVNDHTLLVDERDKNAGDKAELKRIFQIDLSGATNILGKYDQAAAGGKTLEEMSISNLKAAAIMPPSKRTVLDAVAFQFPYEKIEGLTLVDGNTIAIINDNDFGVGSDSAENGTSLWTFQLPYTITP, encoded by the coding sequence ATGAAGAGAAAATCATATGCCGTCATGGCTTCAGCGGTGCTTGCATTAGCTGTCGGCAGCGGAAATGCCATAGCGGATCCGCAGCAAGCCGCAGGCAAAAGCAAGGTCAAGTACAGCAATAACGGACAGGCTCTGGAAGCACCGGCGGCGGAAATGAGATCAGCGGACGGAAGCCTGTTTGTGCCGGTACGCGACATGGCTAATCTGCTGGACAAGTACGTGGATTGGGATCAGTTCCGCACAAGCGTTTCTTTTACAGACAAACCCAAGTTAACCGGTAAATATAACCTGAAGGCAGCGGATTTGGCCCCGGGAATTAAGATGGGAGTAGGTTCATCCTTAACCCATCTGCCCGGCGACCCGGCCAATATCTTCTACTCAACGGCAGACCGTGGACCGAACGGCGAGCTGAAAGTAAATGACGCTACGCGGCGGACCTTCCCGCTGTCTGACTATACGCCTACCATTTACAAGATTGAGGCATCTGCTGGAGAAATCAAGATTCTGGACAAAATTCCGCTGAAGGTGAACGGCATTGATCCGGTCAGCGGTACCGCCAACATAACGGGTGTAGGCAACATCAAGGGCCGGGACGAGGCACCGTATGATGCTAAGGGCGAAAAGGAACTGAGCTATGATCCTTATGGTCTTGATATTGAAGGATTGGCGTATAATCCCAAGGATGATACGTTCTGGATTTCTGACGAATACGGCCCGTCCATCGTTCATGTCAAGCGGGACGGCACCTTGATTGAGCGCATCGTACCCAAGGGCTGGGGAAATAACAAAATAAGCACACCGCTGGTACCTGCCCGCGAGGTGCTGCCGGAGGTTTACAACAAGCTCCGCCAGAACCGCGGTGCAGAAGCGGTAGGCATTACACCTGACGGCAGCACGATGTTCATGGCGATGCAAAGCCCGTTGCGCAATCCTGACAAGAGTACAGATAACTCCCGTCAGCTGCGCATTATCAAGATTGACCTGGCCACGCTAGCTCCAACAGCAGAATACGTCTATATCACAGAGGATGCCGCCCAGTTCAAGGACCTCAAGCAGTCGGATATCGTGATCTCCGATTTGTACGCCGTCAATGACCATACCCTCCTTGTTGATGAGCGGGATAAGAACGCAGGAGATAAGGCCGAGCTGAAACGGATTTTCCAGATCGATCTATCCGGCGCTACAAATATTCTGGGCAAGTATGACCAGGCTGCAGCCGGCGGCAAGACGCTGGAGGAGATGAGCATCTCCAATCTGAAGGCAGCGGCTATTATGCCTCCTTCCAAGCGGACGGTGCTGGATGCCGTGGCCTTCCAGTTTCCTTATGAAAAGATTGAAGGCCTGACCTTGGTGGACGGCAACACCATCGCCATCATTAATGACAACGATTTTGGTGTCGGCAGCGATTCAGCGGAGAATGGCACGAGCCTGTGGACCTTTCAGTTGCCATACACTATCACACCTTAA
- a CDS encoding MATE family efflux transporter: protein MIPTTSIKQKARQFLYILFPILITQIALSAITFFDTNMSGKFGTDDLAGVAIGTSLWIPIQTGLSGILMGITPLVSHLMGSKKEGDVAYQVTQGIWLSLLVSLLVLAAGTFALSPVLHFMNLEPQVHDIAFRFLCAISVGIIPLFGYTVIRSCIDALGQTRVSMFITLIALPVNVGLNYLLIFGKFGFPRLGGVGAGVASAITYWVIFGIALMFVYRTEPFRSLRLFRSFHFMSLRSFKELLKIGVPIGFSIFFETAVFSAVTLLMSRFDTITIAAHQAAINFASTLYMIPLSICMSLTILVGFENGAGRLKDARQYGIMGIGTAAVLSLATALVLLFAGSHVAGLYSDEPEVISLIRHFLIYAIFFQISDAIATPTQGVLRGYKDVNPAFIICFIAYWVIGLPTGYVLATYTSLAAYGYWVGLITGLAIGAILLLSRLVKVQRQYAHNKPGTA, encoded by the coding sequence ATGATACCTACTACTTCAATAAAACAAAAAGCAAGACAATTTCTGTATATTTTATTTCCCATCCTCATTACACAAATTGCCCTGTCAGCTATTACCTTCTTTGATACGAATATGTCCGGCAAATTTGGTACGGACGATCTGGCCGGCGTAGCCATTGGAACCAGCCTGTGGATTCCGATTCAAACAGGACTCAGCGGGATATTGATGGGGATCACCCCTTTAGTGTCACATTTGATGGGAAGTAAAAAGGAAGGCGACGTAGCATACCAGGTCACCCAAGGCATTTGGCTGTCCCTGCTTGTGTCGCTCCTTGTTCTGGCAGCTGGAACCTTCGCGCTTTCACCGGTGCTTCATTTCATGAATCTGGAGCCGCAGGTTCACGATATCGCCTTTCGTTTCCTGTGCGCGATCTCAGTCGGGATCATTCCGCTCTTTGGCTATACGGTTATCCGCAGCTGTATTGACGCTCTGGGCCAGACACGGGTCTCGATGTTCATTACTCTGATTGCCCTGCCAGTCAATGTAGGGCTCAACTATCTGCTGATCTTTGGTAAATTCGGCTTCCCCCGCCTCGGCGGTGTTGGTGCGGGAGTCGCATCAGCGATTACGTATTGGGTGATCTTCGGCATCGCTCTGATGTTTGTCTACCGCACCGAGCCTTTCCGGAGCCTCCGGCTGTTCCGCAGCTTTCACTTTATGTCTCTGCGCAGCTTCAAGGAACTGCTAAAAATCGGCGTACCGATCGGCTTCTCCATCTTTTTTGAAACGGCGGTTTTTTCAGCCGTGACACTTCTCATGAGCCGGTTCGATACAATAACCATTGCAGCCCATCAAGCAGCCATTAATTTTGCTTCCACCCTGTATATGATTCCGCTAAGCATTTGTATGAGCCTGACGATTCTGGTCGGCTTCGAGAACGGAGCCGGCCGGCTGAAGGATGCGCGGCAATATGGAATCATGGGCATTGGAACAGCGGCTGTCCTCTCACTCGCTACAGCTCTTGTACTGCTGTTCGCAGGCAGCCATGTTGCCGGCCTTTACTCCGATGAGCCTGAGGTCATTTCACTCATCCGGCACTTTCTGATCTACGCTATTTTCTTTCAGATTTCCGATGCCATCGCCACCCCTACACAGGGCGTCCTGCGGGGCTACAAGGATGTAAATCCGGCATTCATCATCTGTTTTATCGCCTACTGGGTAATCGGCCTTCCCACCGGATATGTGCTGGCCACTTACACCAGTCTAGCGGCATATGGCTACTGGGTCGGCCTCATCACAGGCCTGGCCATCGGGGCTATTCTGCTGCTGTCCCGCCTGGTCAAAGTGCAGCGGCAATATGCGCACAACAAGCCGGGTACTGCTTAG
- a CDS encoding putative glycoside hydrolase: protein MNITWALLMMALGGVGVQQPAHEADVAAALQSAMNPTITAQHTANPGASQNTGGGNAATPSSGASPGTEASPGTAAGAADTAILTDPQPDAPKIKGIYVTAYSAGGSRMTTLLDLLDKTELNSMVIDIKDDAGYITYKTDNPELQKLGHPQPFIGDINQLMARLKKHDVYPIARIVVFKDSVLAKKKPELSFVNANGSVWTNKGGDSFVNPYNQDVWKYNVDIAKEAVKLGFKEIQFDYVRFPEGFEKRAETLKYTKSDRPRVEIISDFVKYAKSELGPLGVRVSVDIFGYAASVPAAEGIGQDFVKISKNVDVISPMVYPSHYSTGWFDVKDPDKNPYATIKGSMVDTHKKLDPLGSYKPIIRPWIQDFTASWLGSGHYVKYGKQQVEDQIRALKEKNVDEFLLWNANNRYTAGVDYGK from the coding sequence ATGAACATCACCTGGGCTCTACTGATGATGGCTCTGGGAGGCGTCGGCGTTCAGCAGCCTGCACATGAAGCCGATGTGGCTGCAGCACTGCAGTCTGCCATGAATCCAACCATCACCGCACAGCACACCGCAAATCCTGGCGCATCACAGAACACTGGGGGCGGCAATGCCGCAACACCTTCTTCAGGCGCATCGCCTGGGACAGAGGCTTCACCGGGCACGGCTGCCGGAGCAGCAGACACTGCCATCCTTACAGATCCCCAGCCGGATGCCCCCAAGATTAAGGGTATTTACGTAACAGCTTACAGTGCCGGCGGTTCCCGGATGACGACTCTGCTGGACCTGCTCGACAAAACCGAGCTGAACTCAATGGTTATTGACATTAAGGACGATGCCGGATACATCACATATAAAACGGATAACCCCGAACTTCAGAAGCTGGGCCATCCGCAGCCGTTCATCGGTGACATCAACCAATTAATGGCCCGCTTGAAAAAACATGACGTATATCCGATTGCGCGGATTGTTGTTTTCAAAGATTCTGTACTCGCCAAGAAAAAACCGGAGCTTTCCTTTGTAAATGCCAATGGCTCTGTCTGGACGAACAAAGGCGGGGACAGCTTCGTTAATCCCTATAACCAGGATGTCTGGAAATACAATGTGGACATTGCCAAAGAGGCTGTGAAGCTGGGCTTCAAAGAAATCCAGTTCGATTATGTGCGGTTCCCCGAGGGCTTCGAAAAACGTGCGGAAACGCTCAAATATACCAAAAGCGACCGGCCGCGTGTCGAGATTATTTCCGATTTTGTCAAATACGCCAAATCAGAGCTCGGGCCGCTCGGTGTCCGCGTGTCGGTAGATATTTTCGGGTATGCCGCCTCGGTGCCTGCTGCTGAAGGGATCGGCCAGGACTTTGTAAAAATATCGAAGAACGTGGATGTCATCAGCCCTATGGTCTATCCAAGCCATTACTCCACCGGATGGTTTGATGTAAAAGATCCCGATAAGAACCCGTATGCCACCATCAAAGGCTCTATGGTTGATACTCATAAGAAGCTCGACCCTCTGGGCAGCTACAAGCCGATCATCCGGCCCTGGATTCAAGACTTCACCGCAAGCTGGCTTGGAAGCGGACATTATGTCAAATACGGCAAGCAGCAGGTCGAAGACCAAATTCGTGCCCTCAAAGAAAAGAACGTCGACGAATTCCTGCTCTGGAATGCCAACAACCGCTACACAGCTGGCGTGGATTACGGTAAATAA
- a CDS encoding YitT family protein, whose protein sequence is MLRLKQIGNYLAVIFGSAMIACGFNLFLIPHRLLSGGVSGLAMLVGYFTPFNISLLYLLFNVPLLVAGWFQLGRRFIVMSILSVGATTWLMALIPTATVASDMLLASVFGGVLVGVGAGVSFRVGGSSGGFDILGSIITRYRDFPIGNVLVGMNALVILAAAYFDNNWNLALASMVSIYVSGRVVDLIHISHIKVTVYIVTTRTDELLKQLLVLQRGVTKIKTEGAYSHIERDMLMTVTTRYELAELKRIIKNSDPQAFVNIVETVGVMGSFRKR, encoded by the coding sequence TTGTTAAGACTAAAGCAAATCGGCAATTACCTTGCGGTTATCTTCGGTTCAGCAATGATTGCATGCGGCTTCAATCTGTTTTTGATCCCGCACAGGCTGCTGAGCGGAGGAGTTTCAGGGCTCGCAATGCTTGTGGGTTACTTTACTCCGTTTAACATTAGTTTGCTCTACCTGCTGTTCAATGTGCCTTTGCTGGTCGCTGGCTGGTTTCAGCTGGGCCGGAGATTTATCGTTATGAGCATTCTGTCGGTAGGCGCAACTACCTGGCTGATGGCCCTCATTCCAACAGCAACCGTAGCTTCGGACATGCTGCTGGCCTCGGTTTTTGGCGGAGTGCTTGTAGGTGTGGGCGCCGGTGTCTCTTTCCGGGTTGGCGGCTCTTCCGGAGGATTTGATATTCTGGGGTCCATCATCACACGATACCGCGATTTTCCAATTGGCAACGTCCTTGTGGGAATGAATGCCCTCGTCATCCTTGCCGCAGCCTATTTTGACAACAACTGGAATTTAGCTCTGGCTTCTATGGTTTCCATTTACGTCTCCGGCAGAGTGGTGGATCTCATTCACATCAGCCATATCAAAGTTACGGTATATATTGTAACCACCCGGACGGATGAACTGCTGAAACAGCTGCTGGTGCTTCAGCGCGGCGTTACAAAAATTAAAACCGAAGGCGCTTATTCTCATATCGAACGGGACATGCTAATGACAGTAACGACACGTTATGAGCTTGCTGAGCTCAAGCGGATTATCAAAAACAGTGATCCCCAGGCTTTTGTGAACATTGTAGAAACGGTCGGGGTGATGGGCTCCTTCCGCAAAAGATAG
- a CDS encoding DEAD/DEAH box helicase, which translates to MKTFAEFGLEPKVLQAITELGFEEATPIQEQAIPIALTGSDLIGQAQTGTGKTAAFGIPLISKIAREEEKILALVMTPTRELAIQVAEEIGKLTRFKGLRSLAIYGGQDIGRQIRGLKKKPQIIIGTPGRLLDHINRKTIRLDDVQTIVLDEADEMLDMGFMEDIQTILKLVPEERQTMLFSATMPPNIQRLAQQFLKNPQHVSVIPKQISAPLIDQAYIEVPERQKFEALSRLIDMESPDLAIVFGRTKRRVDELAEGLQKRGYSADGLHGDLSQNQRDAVMRKFRDGSIDVLVATDVAARGLDVSGVTHVINFDLPQDPESYVHRIGRTGRAGKEGTAWSFVTPREMDHLHLIERVTRHRITRKPLPTMAEAIEGKQRITAERLLAMVEGGGELNEYKGIAIQLLEQYDSVQLLTAAMKLLTGDTKDAQVELTPEDPIRVKRRGGKNDIRSGRKPNGGYGGNRTGSGSGGGYRGNRDNASGGSRGGYSSGYGSGGYGGGYKGNRDSGAGRDGGAGRSGDRKPYTRPSSTSTRPAKRDDYDI; encoded by the coding sequence TTGAAAACATTCGCAGAATTCGGCCTGGAGCCAAAAGTGCTTCAAGCAATCACAGAGCTAGGATTTGAGGAAGCAACACCCATTCAGGAGCAGGCGATTCCGATTGCATTGACCGGATCGGATCTTATCGGCCAGGCGCAGACCGGTACAGGTAAAACCGCTGCTTTCGGGATTCCCCTCATCTCCAAGATCGCCCGGGAAGAAGAGAAGATCCTTGCACTTGTCATGACACCGACACGTGAGCTTGCGATTCAGGTAGCTGAGGAAATCGGCAAATTGACCCGCTTCAAAGGACTCCGCTCCCTGGCCATTTACGGCGGGCAGGATATCGGCCGCCAGATCCGCGGCCTGAAGAAGAAACCGCAGATCATCATCGGTACCCCTGGACGCCTTCTGGACCACATTAACCGCAAAACCATCCGCCTCGATGATGTCCAGACCATTGTGCTGGACGAAGCTGACGAAATGCTGGATATGGGCTTCATGGAAGACATCCAGACGATTCTCAAGCTTGTACCGGAAGAACGCCAGACCATGCTGTTCTCAGCTACAATGCCTCCTAACATTCAACGTCTTGCCCAGCAGTTCCTGAAGAATCCGCAGCATGTTTCCGTAATCCCGAAACAAATCAGCGCACCTCTGATTGACCAGGCTTATATTGAGGTTCCTGAGCGCCAGAAGTTCGAAGCTCTGAGCCGCCTGATTGACATGGAATCCCCTGATTTGGCGATCGTATTCGGCCGCACCAAACGCCGGGTTGACGAGCTGGCTGAAGGATTGCAAAAACGCGGTTATTCCGCAGACGGACTGCATGGCGACTTGTCCCAGAACCAGCGGGATGCCGTAATGCGCAAATTCCGCGACGGCAGCATTGATGTGCTTGTTGCTACAGACGTTGCAGCCCGCGGACTCGACGTTTCCGGTGTAACTCATGTTATCAACTTTGACCTGCCGCAGGATCCTGAGAGTTATGTACACCGTATCGGCCGTACAGGCCGTGCGGGCAAGGAAGGGACTGCCTGGTCTTTCGTGACTCCCCGCGAGATGGATCACCTGCACCTGATTGAACGTGTCACACGTCACCGTATTACCCGCAAACCGCTTCCGACAATGGCTGAGGCTATCGAAGGCAAGCAGCGCATTACTGCTGAACGTTTGCTGGCAATGGTTGAAGGCGGCGGCGAGCTGAACGAATACAAAGGCATCGCCATTCAGCTTCTGGAGCAATATGATTCCGTTCAGCTGCTGACTGCGGCTATGAAGCTGCTTACCGGCGACACCAAGGATGCCCAGGTTGAATTGACACCGGAAGATCCGATCCGTGTCAAACGCCGTGGCGGCAAAAATGACATCCGCAGCGGACGCAAGCCGAACGGCGGATATGGCGGCAACCGCACAGGTTCCGGAAGCGGCGGCGGATACCGTGGCAACCGTGACAATGCAAGCGGCGGCAGCCGTGGCGGTTACAGCAGCGGGTACGGCAGCGGCGGATATGGCGGCGGCTACAAAGGCAACCGTGATTCCGGTGCAGGCCGTGATGGCGGTGCCGGACGCAGCGGGGACCGCAAACCCTACACACGTCCAAGCAGCACAAGCACACGTCCGGCTAAACGCGATGATTACGATATCTAA
- a CDS encoding YjcZ family sporulation protein has translation MSTPCCNPFTSTGTILVLFILLVIITRTFV, from the coding sequence ATGTCTACACCTTGTTGTAATCCGTTTACTTCGACTGGCACGATTCTTGTCCTCTTCATTCTGCTTGTCATCATCACTCGCACTTTCGTCTAA
- a CDS encoding YesL family protein: MEFKGAMGGLYRITEWISRIAFSNILWALCSIPFLFIAVTKMIMLGSGAGGPNEQITLNWVLGILAPFTVFPATAALFTVVRKWVMGNTDVSTFRTFFQGYKENYLKSMLGGGIYTLLTVIMYVDVTVYMTQMANFKIVGILMLVLMIILFVSMFNFFSIVVHYQMTFKEVVKNSILLTIARPIRVFSTLIGAAVLVYIGLRYPVLYVICIPTLIAMLAFFNFYATYNKLQEQVEKKKQEEELAALEAAEKEADDDDDQAEDESDKDLKRI; this comes from the coding sequence TTGGAGTTTAAGGGAGCAATGGGCGGTTTATACCGCATCACGGAGTGGATATCACGTATTGCCTTCAGCAATATTTTGTGGGCGCTATGTTCGATTCCGTTTCTGTTCATCGCAGTGACAAAAATGATCATGCTGGGTTCGGGAGCGGGGGGGCCCAATGAACAGATCACACTCAACTGGGTACTTGGCATTTTGGCGCCTTTCACTGTATTTCCGGCAACGGCAGCGCTGTTTACCGTTGTGCGCAAATGGGTGATGGGCAATACGGATGTCAGCACATTCCGCACTTTTTTTCAGGGGTACAAAGAAAATTATTTGAAGAGCATGCTTGGAGGCGGTATCTATACCCTGCTGACTGTCATTATGTACGTGGATGTAACCGTATATATGACGCAGATGGCCAATTTTAAAATTGTGGGCATTCTAATGCTGGTGCTGATGATTATTTTGTTCGTCTCCATGTTTAATTTCTTTTCGATTGTGGTTCATTATCAAATGACCTTCAAGGAAGTGGTGAAGAATTCCATTCTGCTGACTATCGCACGGCCGATTCGAGTGTTCTCGACACTTATTGGTGCAGCGGTTCTCGTCTATATAGGTCTGCGGTATCCGGTGCTGTATGTGATCTGTATTCCGACACTGATTGCGATGCTGGCCTTCTTTAATTTCTATGCCACATACAACAAGCTTCAAGAGCAGGTGGAGAAGAAGAAACAAGAGGAAGAACTGGCTGCCTTGGAGGCTGCGGAGAAAGAAGCCGATGATGACGATGATCAGGCGGAAGATGAGAGCGATAAAGATCTCAAGCGCATCTAA
- a CDS encoding DUF1499 domain-containing protein, whose translation MSLKRTLVGLFRSHDGTSDRAKDPALKTRYYNLSRDKAWDEVSSTLKKIPGYKVLHEVESVGEITLEKRTGFGRTLDITVSVLNTSPVRCAVDIYSASRGSLGDLGANYRVIQRLYQSLDKKLGKYKVD comes from the coding sequence TTGTCGTTGAAAAGAACCTTGGTCGGTTTATTTCGCAGTCATGACGGTACAAGCGACCGTGCAAAAGACCCTGCATTAAAGACGCGTTACTACAATCTTTCCAGAGACAAAGCGTGGGATGAAGTATCCTCGACGCTGAAGAAGATTCCGGGTTACAAAGTCCTGCATGAAGTGGAGTCCGTTGGGGAAATCACATTGGAAAAAAGAACAGGCTTCGGCCGGACGCTGGACATTACCGTGTCCGTGTTGAACACTTCACCGGTCCGTTGTGCGGTTGATATCTATTCCGCATCCAGAGGATCGCTCGGAGACCTGGGGGCCAATTACCGTGTTATTCAACGCTTATATCAGTCACTGGATAAGAAGCTCGGCAAATATAAAGTGGACTGA
- the tpx gene encoding thiol peroxidase, whose amino-acid sequence MTQERTGAATFKGNPITLVGPELKAGDTAPGFVVSKNLLEDASLSDYAGKIKLISVVPSLDTGVCDAQTRRFNTEAAELGDDVVILTISMDLPFAQARWCGAAGIDRVITLSDHKDASFGLAYGVLIKEFRLDMRSIFVIDKNDTVAYVEYLAEMAEHPNYEAAVAAVKELL is encoded by the coding sequence ATGACGCAAGAAAGAACAGGTGCAGCCACTTTCAAGGGCAATCCCATTACTCTCGTAGGGCCAGAGCTGAAAGCCGGCGATACCGCGCCCGGTTTTGTGGTAAGCAAGAATCTTTTGGAAGACGCGTCCCTCAGCGATTATGCCGGTAAAATCAAGCTGATCAGCGTTGTGCCTTCTCTGGATACCGGTGTATGCGATGCGCAGACCCGCCGCTTCAATACTGAAGCCGCAGAACTTGGTGACGATGTGGTCATACTCACCATCAGCATGGACCTCCCTTTCGCCCAAGCCCGCTGGTGCGGCGCTGCCGGCATTGACCGGGTGATTACCCTGTCTGACCATAAAGACGCTTCTTTTGGACTGGCCTATGGAGTCCTGATCAAGGAATTCCGCCTCGATATGCGCTCCATCTTCGTTATCGACAAAAATGATACCGTGGCCTATGTAGAATATCTGGCTGAGATGGCAGAGCACCCGAACTATGAAGCTGCTGTAGCAGCTGTAAAAGAACTGCTGTAA